From the genome of Merismopedia glauca CCAP 1448/3, one region includes:
- a CDS encoding dTDP-4-dehydrorhamnose 3,5-epimerase family protein has product SQEKGVIRGLHFQKPPHTETKLVRVLSGKVWDVFVDLRKNSATYGQWDAIELSAESQNCVYIPKGFAHGFCTLTSPALVFYKVDAMYQPEAEGGLRWNDESLAIPWPVQQPQLSSKDSKLGTLSDFITPFI; this is encoded by the coding sequence CTCCCAAGAAAAGGGTGTGATTCGAGGTTTACATTTCCAAAAGCCACCTCATACAGAAACTAAATTGGTACGAGTTTTGTCTGGGAAAGTGTGGGATGTGTTTGTAGATTTGCGAAAAAACTCTGCTACCTACGGACAGTGGGATGCTATTGAACTATCAGCAGAAAGCCAAAACTGCGTTTATATTCCTAAAGGTTTTGCTCATGGATTTTGTACTTTGACATCACCAGCTTTAGTTTTTTATAAAGTAGATGCAATGTATCAACCAGAAGCAGAAGGCGGCTTAAGATGGAATGACGAATCCTTAGCTATTCCTTGGCCCGTTCAACAACCACAACTATCATCTAAAGATAGTAAGTTGGGGACACTTTCAGATTTTATTACACCTTTTATTTAA